Proteins co-encoded in one Ruegeria sp. HKCCD4315 genomic window:
- a CDS encoding Hint domain-containing protein translates to MVSVTITGELTGDVTGSPPNVAMGQPTLDNGTFTPATQTWTIATPPANGTASIDPNTGEWTYTVDPAFFDSLDNGQVVFDTFFISVTGTTLIGPFTVPFSNDPDPVAVTIRIEGVCFAAGTLIETEDGPQAIETLRVGHKVATADHGLQPIRWIESSVLAPERLCTEPAMQPVRISAGSLGPNTPCRDLLVSQQHRILVKGPKVDLLFGAAEALVAAKHLCDWPGIFVDASVEAVEYLHILLDRHEILNAEGAQAESLFLGEEALYTLSSDALRELAAIFPDQPASGHTGFGRAARLILREHEARALA, encoded by the coding sequence GTGGTCTCGGTTACAATCACAGGCGAATTGACCGGCGACGTGACCGGTTCCCCACCCAACGTGGCGATGGGGCAACCGACGTTGGACAATGGCACGTTTACACCCGCAACCCAGACCTGGACCATTGCAACGCCGCCCGCCAACGGCACCGCTTCGATCGACCCGAATACAGGCGAGTGGACCTATACGGTAGACCCAGCCTTTTTTGACAGTCTGGACAACGGGCAGGTGGTTTTCGATACCTTCTTCATCAGTGTAACGGGCACCACGCTGATTGGGCCGTTCACCGTGCCGTTTTCCAACGATCCGGACCCTGTGGCTGTCACGATCAGGATCGAAGGTGTGTGCTTTGCCGCCGGTACGTTGATCGAAACCGAGGACGGCCCGCAGGCCATTGAAACACTGCGCGTGGGCCACAAGGTGGCAACCGCAGATCACGGGCTGCAACCTATTCGCTGGATTGAAAGCAGTGTGCTTGCGCCCGAACGATTATGCACAGAACCTGCAATGCAGCCGGTTCGAATCTCGGCAGGAAGTCTGGGGCCAAACACACCGTGCCGGGACCTTCTGGTTTCGCAACAACACCGCATTCTGGTGAAAGGGCCAAAGGTGGATTTGCTGTTTGGCGCTGCCGAGGCGCTGGTGGCTGCAAAACATTTATGCGACTGGCCGGGCATTTTTGTGGATGCCTCTGTGGAGGCGGTAGAGTACCTGCATATCTTGTTGGATCGGCACGAAATTCTGAATGCGGAAGGGGCGCAAGCTGAAAGCCTGTTTCTGGGGGAAGAAGCGCTTTACACTCTGTCCTCCGACGCGCTTCGGGAACTCGCTGCAATCTTTCCGGACCAGCCAGCCTCGGGTCACACCGGATTTGGCCGCGCCGCGCGTTTGATCCTGCGCGAACATGAGGCGCGCGCGCTTGCCTGA
- a CDS encoding toxin-activating lysine-acyltransferase, whose protein sequence is MSKSFPKDWFDFPPEKYADLGAMFYLAGLTKTHQKRTLAQVLYAFETPFRLGQYHIFRQNGFPRGFVTFAGLSTEAEYRYAVQEKPLKEADFTGGPSFWIVDLVAPFGQTSQIVDILKQEIPHPRVRTNRMDSDMTRNRIVEWTRDQAGEVHMRLYRKREFEQVLQQGEE, encoded by the coding sequence GTGAGCAAGAGCTTTCCAAAAGACTGGTTCGATTTCCCGCCCGAGAAATACGCTGACCTTGGCGCGATGTTCTATCTGGCGGGACTTACAAAAACTCATCAGAAACGCACCCTTGCACAGGTGCTGTATGCGTTCGAGACGCCGTTCCGCCTTGGTCAGTATCACATCTTCCGGCAAAACGGATTTCCCCGTGGCTTTGTCACCTTTGCCGGGCTTAGCACTGAGGCCGAGTACCGCTATGCAGTGCAGGAAAAACCGTTGAAGGAAGCGGATTTTACCGGTGGGCCTTCCTTTTGGATCGTTGATCTGGTCGCCCCTTTTGGACAGACGAGCCAGATTGTTGATATCCTCAAGCAAGAGATCCCTCATCCGCGTGTGCGGACAAACCGGATGGACAGCGACATGACGCGAAACCGGATTGTCGAGTGGACTCGGGATCAGGCAGGCGAAGTTCATATGCGCCTGTATCGGAAACGAGAGTTTGAACAGGTGTTGCAGCAGGGCGAAGAATAG
- the modC gene encoding molybdenum ABC transporter ATP-binding protein encodes MSLSVRLQHRLPDLDLDVRFEAPPGVTVLFGRSGSGKTTIVNAVAGLLRPEAGRVAVEDWVLFDTDRGQWLPPHRRRLGYIFQEGRLFPHLTVRQNLAYGRWFAPKRAQREDPEKVIAMLGIGHLLDRRPAGLSGGEKQRVAIGRALLASPRLILADEPLAALDEARKAEILPYFERLRDEVSVPILYVTHSAAEVARLATSVVALQDGKAVRHGPASEVLADPSVAPAGVRAVGAVLEVQVAQHHADGLTELNANGARLFLPRIAHDVGAQLRIRIPAQEVILSNQKPEGLSALNVLSGSVASIRSGEGPGAIVSVTTPAGSVLARVTRRSVAALNLQVGSPCHAVIKTVALAPQDVGGRIGAGQ; translated from the coding sequence ATGAGCCTTTCCGTTCGGTTGCAACATCGTTTGCCGGATCTCGATCTGGATGTCCGCTTTGAGGCACCGCCCGGAGTGACCGTTTTGTTTGGGCGGTCGGGGTCGGGCAAGACGACCATCGTCAATGCAGTGGCTGGGCTGCTGCGGCCCGAGGCGGGCCGCGTGGCGGTCGAGGATTGGGTTTTGTTCGACACAGATCGCGGACAATGGCTGCCGCCGCACCGTCGGCGTTTGGGGTATATTTTTCAGGAAGGGCGGTTATTTCCCCATCTGACCGTACGGCAAAATCTGGCTTACGGTCGCTGGTTTGCTCCGAAAAGGGCGCAGCGGGAAGATCCTGAGAAGGTCATTGCTATGCTGGGCATTGGCCACCTGCTGGATCGCCGTCCAGCCGGGTTGTCTGGGGGCGAGAAACAACGCGTGGCTATCGGGCGGGCGCTACTGGCAAGTCCCCGCCTTATTCTTGCGGACGAGCCTCTGGCTGCGCTGGACGAAGCGCGGAAAGCGGAAATTCTGCCGTATTTCGAACGTCTCAGGGACGAGGTGTCGGTTCCTATTCTCTATGTAACCCACTCGGCGGCTGAGGTCGCGCGTCTGGCGACCTCGGTTGTTGCGCTTCAAGACGGAAAAGCCGTGCGTCATGGGCCCGCTTCCGAGGTTTTAGCCGATCCTTCGGTGGCCCCCGCAGGGGTGCGCGCAGTTGGGGCCGTTTTGGAAGTTCAGGTCGCGCAGCACCACGCTGACGGGCTGACAGAGTTGAATGCCAACGGCGCACGATTGTTCCTGCCGCGCATTGCGCATGACGTCGGGGCGCAATTGCGCATCCGTATCCCGGCGCAAGAGGTGATCTTGTCTAACCAAAAGCCCGAGGGATTGTCTGCGTTGAACGTGCTCAGCGGTTCGGTGGCCTCGATCCGGTCGGGTGAGGGGCCTGGTGCAATTGTTTCCGTCACAACCCCGGCAGGTAGTGTTCTGGCACGCGTCACACGTCGATCAGTTGCGGCGCTAAACTTGCAGGTGGGCAGCCCATGTCACGCGGTGATCAAGACGGTTGCCTTGGCGCCGCAGGATGTTGGCGGGCGTATCGGGGCGGGCCAGTAA